In Desertibacillus haloalkaliphilus, the genomic window GTGGTAATCCATAATTTCGACCTTAAAGCCGTGGCGCTCAGCCCAACGCGTGTACATGCGTTGCAAGTTGGCACCCCAGTCGGCAGACTCGGTTCCACCAGACCCTGGGTGAATTTCCAAGATGGCGTTGTTCTTGTCATATGGCTCGTTCAACAATTGTGCCAAACGGTAGCTCTCTAGGTCGTCTGACAACTTTTGCAAGTCCGCTTCC contains:
- a CDS encoding PCRF domain-containing protein, which gives rise to PDFWNDNVAAQKVIDANNILKGRRDDYLNLTAGVENVETALELLAELPDEDMQAEMEADLQKLSDDLESYRLAQLLNEPYDKNNAILEIHPGSGGTESADWGANLQRMYTRWAERHGFKVEIMDYH